In Spiroplasma sp. SV19, one DNA window encodes the following:
- a CDS encoding ABC transporter ATP-binding protein/permease — protein MKQIVVKEREAIDTTKPLVKVINVTKKYKSKIALNNINLVINSGDRIGIIGANGSGKSTLSEIIGGIRQATTGKVVRQENLTIGLQFQESRYPIGISVMDMIKYYLNTFSIAMTDNQLRELLRTYQLIGMENKFVERLSGGQQQRLNILLSVVHNPDLVILDEISTGLDIEVRSEIFHFLRENIVEKGKTMILVTHMMSEIEEFCEKYIYVHNGEIKEAGMVQDIIKKYGSVHNFTWQMFEQNKKTDLDQQFRKMVKQSRESTRVNKVDKWICDGRVRGKNKPLIDLILKYYYKGFFVPIFLIVYPILLLFLSGFAFKQLNNNPVQSIHTLVGSIAMVQAMSVGIFIIPETILEFKNSVLMKRIGATNIKPVFFVLSVMLVGLVFIITSFLWTLLWAGIFFGQSFGWKEIAAPNHFGPAIPFVVLVFISTLSLGLMLASVFKSTTAFIAASNIIFMPIALLSGTFIPAELINASNVLKYVTYVNPFKYTMDPFLKAWSGQEFVFTSTYGVYLGVSLGLIGMYIGIAGWKLRWQA, from the coding sequence ATGAAGCAAATAGTTGTAAAAGAGCGTGAAGCAATTGATACTACGAAACCATTAGTTAAAGTAATTAATGTTACAAAAAAGTATAAAAGTAAAATTGCTTTAAATAATATTAATTTAGTTATTAATTCTGGTGATCGTATTGGGATTATTGGTGCTAATGGTAGTGGGAAGTCAACATTAAGTGAAATTATTGGTGGGATTCGACAAGCAACAACTGGAAAAGTAGTTCGCCAAGAAAACTTAACAATTGGTCTTCAGTTTCAAGAGTCAAGATATCCAATTGGAATTTCAGTTATGGATATGATTAAGTATTATTTAAATACTTTTAGTATTGCAATGACTGATAATCAGTTGCGCGAATTATTACGGACATATCAATTAATTGGAATGGAAAATAAATTTGTGGAAAGACTTTCTGGGGGACAACAACAGCGATTAAATATCTTGTTGTCAGTAGTTCATAATCCAGATTTAGTGATTTTAGATGAAATTTCAACTGGGTTAGATATTGAGGTTCGTTCTGAAATTTTTCATTTTTTACGAGAGAACATTGTTGAAAAAGGAAAAACAATGATTTTAGTAACCCATATGATGAGTGAAATTGAAGAATTTTGTGAAAAATATATTTATGTTCATAATGGTGAAATTAAAGAAGCGGGAATGGTGCAAGACATTATTAAAAAATATGGTTCAGTTCATAACTTTACTTGGCAAATGTTTGAGCAAAACAAGAAAACTGATTTAGATCAGCAATTTCGAAAAATGGTCAAGCAAAGCAGAGAAAGCACCCGGGTAAATAAAGTTGATAAGTGAATTTGTGATGGGCGTGTTCGTGGTAAAAACAAACCATTAATTGATTTAATTCTAAAATATTACTATAAGGGTTTTTTTGTGCCAATCTTTTTAATTGTATATCCTATTTTATTATTATTTTTAAGCGGATTTGCTTTTAAACAATTAAATAATAATCCAGTGCAAAGTATTCATACTTTAGTTGGTTCAATTGCAATGGTCCAAGCAATGTCAGTTGGAATCTTTATTATTCCAGAAACTATTTTAGAGTTTAAAAATAGTGTTTTAATGAAACGAATTGGGGCCACAAATATTAAACCAGTTTTCTTTGTATTGTCAGTAATGCTAGTTGGATTAGTCTTTATTATTACTTCGTTTTTATGAACATTATTATGAGCGGGGATTTTCTTTGGGCAAAGTTTTGGTTGAAAAGAAATTGCTGCGCCAAATCATTTTGGACCAGCAATTCCGTTTGTTGTCTTAGTTTTTATTTCAACCCTTTCATTAGGATTGATGTTAGCTTCAGTTTTTAAATCAACAACAGCATTTATTGCTGCTTCAAATATCATTTTTATGCCAATTGCCTTATTAAGTGGAACTTTTATTCCTGCAGAATTAATCAACGCTAGTAATGTTTTAAAGTATGTTACTTATGTAAATCCATTTAAATACACAATGGATCCGTTCTTAAAAGCATGAAGTGGCCAAGAGTTCGTTTTTACATCGACTTATGGTGTTTATCTAGGGGTTTCATTAGGATTAATTGGCATGTATATTGGAATTGCTGGTTGAAAACTACGTTGACAAGCATAA
- a CDS encoding lipoprotein: MKKLLTVLTSVSLLAPTVNTIVSCNNQPKHIPDDDAGQGTNDVEIINKIMTKVKETFKAWWDTKATIDINTYPDQITKFQELVTHLKTNDGEVLTGNAINQYRFLDQLVTGFKVEFDNLNREIANEYSNYYINTMPLSIEPNDIMFTLSHINFDKIAALIKDSSKSIMGITINFDIKYTVKFKELEQPQELKGLVVICNDLEALSGIQKNLENYFIIFIDELFQKQKYEIIDTVNRDFDNISYNNTIWPIIVQELTTRKILFSKTSTPTWSSLEGTFGLNKTVIKSDSVLAWAGEGYHADKLSPENFLEFYKKQYFNISTQDDDYYVKGNITSFIPYRFTIENLPFNNMNSSKKLKTPIKVLMSKDFIDQRLEEFAETTMKLWQYYQIETYNDKLVFKMAQTDFDSVLKATANFSPKNNSYTNLAPVFRTIFKIFNDKLDSKITRDTRIRFEDSNKQKVNLNKKQKSFAFQLFREKTKRNYYPWMDINFSYNSFAYSFFFNPSDKETNTDKGDEFLQTIEFKVV, from the coding sequence ATGAAAAAATTGTTAACAGTTTTAACAAGTGTTAGTTTATTAGCGCCGACCGTTAATACAATTGTTAGTTGTAATAACCAGCCAAAACATATTCCTGATGATGATGCTGGACAAGGTACAAATGATGTTGAAATTATCAATAAAATTATGACAAAAGTAAAAGAAACTTTTAAAGCATGATGAGATACAAAAGCAACAATTGATATTAACACTTATCCTGATCAAATTACAAAATTTCAAGAATTAGTTACTCATTTGAAAACAAATGATGGTGAAGTTTTAACTGGCAATGCTATTAATCAATATCGTTTTCTTGACCAATTAGTAACCGGTTTTAAAGTAGAGTTTGATAATTTAAATCGCGAAATTGCGAATGAGTATTCAAATTATTATATTAATACAATGCCATTATCAATTGAACCAAATGATATTATGTTTACGTTAAGTCATATTAATTTTGATAAAATAGCAGCTTTAATTAAAGATAGTAGTAAGAGTATTATGGGCATTACAATTAATTTTGATATTAAATATACAGTTAAATTTAAAGAACTTGAACAACCTCAGGAATTAAAGGGACTTGTTGTTATTTGTAATGATTTAGAAGCATTAAGTGGTATTCAAAAGAATTTGGAAAACTATTTTATTATTTTTATTGATGAACTTTTTCAAAAACAAAAATATGAAATTATTGATACTGTAAATCGTGATTTTGACAATATATCTTATAATAATACTATCTGACCAATCATTGTACAAGAATTAACAACAAGGAAAATTTTATTTAGTAAGACGTCGACGCCTACCTGAAGTTCTTTGGAGGGTACATTTGGTCTTAATAAGACAGTTATTAAAAGTGACTCGGTTTTAGCGTGGGCTGGTGAGGGGTATCATGCAGATAAATTAAGTCCAGAAAATTTCTTAGAATTTTATAAAAAACAATATTTTAATATAAGTACTCAAGATGATGATTATTATGTTAAAGGAAATATTACTTCTTTTATTCCATATCGTTTCACAATTGAGAACTTACCGTTTAATAATATGAATAGTTCTAAAAAGTTAAAAACACCAATTAAAGTGTTAATGTCAAAAGACTTTATTGATCAAAGGTTAGAAGAATTTGCAGAAACAACAATGAAGTTATGACAGTATTATCAAATTGAAACATATAATGATAAACTTGTTTTTAAAATGGCTCAAACTGATTTTGATAGTGTGCTAAAAGCAACTGCTAATTTTTCACCAAAAAATAACTCATATACAAATTTGGCACCCGTGTTTCGAACAATTTTTAAGATATTTAATGATAAATTGGACTCAAAAATTACACGAGATACAAGAATTAGATTTGAAGATAGTAATAAACAAAAAGTGAATTTAAATAAAAAACAAAAATCATTTGCTTTTCAATTATTTCGAGAAAAAACTAAAAGGAATTATTATCCATGAATGGATATAAATTTTAGTTATAATAGTTTTGCTTATAGTTTTTTCTTTAACCCAAGTGATAAGGAAACAAATACCGATAAGGGTGATGAATTTTTACAGACAATTGAATTTAAAGTTGTTTAA
- the groL gene encoding chaperonin GroEL (60 kDa chaperone family; promotes refolding of misfolded polypeptides especially under stressful conditions; forms two stacked rings of heptamers to form a barrel-shaped 14mer; ends can be capped by GroES; misfolded proteins enter the barrel where they are refolded when GroES binds), which yields MAKSIKFSEDARMMLINGINKLTDAVKVTLGPKGKYVLLEKEYGSPLITNDGVTISKEIELSNHFENMGAKLVAEVANKTNDVAGDGTTTAIVLTQAIVKEGLKNITAGANAVAIRNGIEKTVKAIVELLQQSAKQIKTKAEIAQVASVSSKDPEIGNLIAEIMEEVGNDGVITIEESKTIDTELSITEGLQFDKGYLSQYMVTDSEKMLTEFENPYILITDKKISNMKEILPILEKIVEEGRPLLIIADDVDGDVLPTLLLNKMRGAFNICVVKAPEFGDNRKNLLEDIAILTNAKFVNGELGMDFKTLTLDDLGTAKKIIVSKDTTTIIEGACKKADLEARKEFIRGQIKSATSSFEQEKLQKRLAKLAGGVGIIKVGAPTETEMKEKKLRIEDALNSTKAAVEEGIVAGGGTALVQVGQKLGNLKLNEEEKLGLNIVLRAIEEPVRQIAANAGVDGSIIVNKLKDQTNNVGYNAATNVWEDMIAAGIVDPVKVTRYALQHAGSVSALLLTTEAVVVNNPEEKQPKMPNYPDLGI from the coding sequence ATGGCAAAATCAATTAAATTTTCAGAAGATGCAAGAATGATGTTAATTAACGGAATTAATAAATTAACTGATGCTGTTAAAGTAACGTTAGGACCAAAAGGAAAATATGTTTTATTAGAGAAAGAATACGGTTCACCATTAATTACAAATGATGGTGTTACTATTTCTAAAGAAATTGAATTAAGTAATCATTTTGAAAATATGGGAGCTAAATTGGTCGCTGAAGTAGCTAATAAAACAAATGATGTTGCTGGAGATGGAACAACAACAGCAATTGTTTTAACACAAGCGATTGTTAAAGAAGGGTTAAAAAATATTACTGCAGGAGCAAATGCAGTAGCAATTCGCAATGGAATTGAAAAAACTGTTAAAGCGATTGTAGAATTATTACAACAATCAGCAAAACAAATTAAGACTAAAGCTGAAATTGCCCAAGTTGCTAGTGTTAGTTCAAAGGATCCAGAAATTGGTAATTTAATTGCCGAAATTATGGAAGAGGTTGGTAATGATGGTGTTATTACGATTGAAGAATCAAAAACAATTGATACTGAATTAAGTATTACGGAAGGATTACAATTTGATAAAGGTTATTTATCACAATATATGGTAACTGATAGTGAAAAAATGTTAACAGAATTTGAAAATCCTTATATTTTAATTACTGATAAAAAAATTAGTAATATGAAAGAGATTCTACCAATTTTAGAAAAAATTGTTGAAGAAGGCCGACCATTATTAATTATTGCCGATGATGTTGATGGCGATGTTTTACCAACTTTATTATTGAATAAAATGCGTGGTGCATTTAATATTTGTGTTGTTAAAGCACCAGAATTTGGTGATAATCGTAAAAACTTATTAGAAGATATTGCTATTTTAACTAATGCAAAATTTGTTAATGGTGAGTTAGGAATGGATTTTAAAACATTAACTTTAGATGATTTGGGAACAGCAAAAAAAATTATTGTTTCAAAAGATACTACAACAATTATTGAAGGAGCTTGCAAAAAAGCTGATTTAGAAGCACGAAAAGAATTTATTCGTGGACAGATTAAAAGTGCAACTTCATCATTTGAACAAGAAAAATTACAAAAACGTTTAGCAAAATTAGCGGGTGGAGTTGGAATTATTAAAGTTGGTGCGCCAACCGAAACTGAAATGAAAGAGAAAAAACTTCGTATTGAAGATGCGTTAAATTCGACAAAAGCAGCAGTTGAAGAAGGAATCGTTGCTGGTGGGGGAACGGCTTTAGTGCAAGTTGGACAAAAATTAGGTAATTTAAAACTAAATGAAGAAGAAAAATTGGGATTAAATATTGTACTACGAGCAATTGAAGAACCAGTTCGTCAAATTGCTGCTAATGCTGGGGTTGATGGTTCAATCATTGTTAATAAATTAAAAGACCAAACTAATAATGTTGGTTATAATGCGGCAACAAATGTATGAGAAGATATGATTGCAGCTGGAATTGTTGATCCTGTTAAAGTAACAAGATATGCCTTGCAACATGCTGGTAGTGTTAGTGCTTTATTGTTAACAACAGAAGCAGTTGTGGTAAATAATCCAGAAGAAAAACAACCAAAAATGCCAAATTATCCAGATTTAGGAATTTAA
- a CDS encoding lipoprotein: protein MKKILAMLGALGLTTTSAITVMACNNNNTDEIIKGLKATDFSTKLYGAKGAEDVYSIIFELIHLKTLTKAQQDEVSNEEKGGFFNAGFNVSFKLAENTSFPLKKDDKITITISKFTDEEIKTYYKKLYNEDIPPEWLNMVMKYQKYVSGNKFSAEITITEPPKEEQNNN from the coding sequence ATGAAAAAAATACTTGCAATGTTAGGGGCGCTTGGATTAACTACCACTAGCGCTATCACAGTTATGGCATGTAACAATAACAATACAGATGAGATCATAAAAGGGTTAAAGGCAACTGATTTTAGTACAAAATTATATGGTGCTAAAGGTGCAGAAGACGTATATAGTATTATATTTGAACTTATTCATTTAAAAACTTTAACTAAAGCACAACAAGACGAAGTTTCTAATGAAGAGAAAGGAGGATTTTTTAATGCTGGATTTAATGTTAGTTTCAAATTGGCGGAAAATACTAGTTTTCCATTAAAAAAAGATGACAAAATTACTATTACGATTAGTAAATTTACTGATGAAGAAATTAAGACTTATTATAAGAAACTATATAACGAAGATATTCCACCGGAATGATTAAACATGGTAATGAAATACCAAAAATATGTTTCGGGAAATAAGTTTTCAGCTGAAATTACGATTACTGAACCACCTAAAGAAGAACAAAACAATAATTAG
- a CDS encoding glycoside hydrolase domain-containing protein, which translates to MFKKISMSLILFLTTFTAIVAIVLFVKKDNFMRSVWLEGCEPIKQNQNKDKTPYAHTFFGSQHDNYALYQPNELSNDLKNAKFYGNLENYNNCVNSNVNLQLWKQDFINTQLVVKTNNYDITNLTATVTNAAELAKNNLTVEVGFNRFIYASYSLTSQRIPNPYGINEKLLVPDAITTNSVEKNAYKNKVYILWIKIMSFKDKVVANPGNHTVQIQLTGDVPGTKQTNVVLSENEIQVKVADLLLPADQKKSDFDVYSFFGWSAAYYNNYQVPNIIKNKYDNIEYIDYNWERYWEPENKYLHDVLGMDYFQSSISLNERQSTEWHNNWLDGNKVQTFLAWRYTQQKGLYIADEDWKAWDYYMNKMAEVGYTKALLSGWQAAWNTTYKTNSVWDEDKQDYMQISMNMYVEDGVKNNEWFLQQLLNHIKTVKPKWAQTVTPYLYIDELPGSAINKYLALIQKYDPNRDYIKLAACDWERDIDYNDPATYQVDILHIYFLDIYNEENSKFMNLVKQRNENGYITGQYSLDADNTFNLVRSEPGVSSYIQLALLKENAPHYMRYLLNGWTETAYWSADYDEHTGLIYIAGDTMFAYPSIANPDPNNHNKVPFNPSTRLDAIAYGVNMNNKIMYLKKLNLLSDYTTMMSYVNSNVKLSKPTSHSKFNFNYNALTAESNIKISNSFLYRFLTRNNIDEVMVVKTFENIINKVVTTYLGG; encoded by the coding sequence ATGTTTAAAAAAATTTCAATGTCATTAATTTTATTCTTAACAACTTTTACTGCCATAGTAGCAATTGTTTTATTTGTGAAAAAAGATAATTTTATGCGAAGTGTTTGATTAGAGGGTTGTGAGCCAATAAAACAGAATCAAAACAAAGATAAAACTCCTTATGCTCACACTTTTTTTGGGAGTCAACATGATAATTATGCTTTGTATCAGCCAAATGAATTGAGCAATGATTTAAAAAATGCTAAGTTTTATGGTAATTTAGAAAATTATAATAATTGTGTTAATTCTAATGTTAATTTGCAATTATGGAAACAAGATTTTATTAATACACAATTAGTTGTTAAAACAAATAACTATGATATTACTAATCTAACAGCAACTGTTACTAATGCTGCTGAATTAGCAAAAAATAATCTAACAGTAGAGGTTGGTTTTAATCGTTTTATTTATGCTTCATATTCGTTAACAAGTCAACGAATTCCGAATCCATATGGAATTAACGAGAAATTATTAGTTCCTGATGCAATTACTACAAATTCAGTTGAAAAAAATGCTTATAAGAATAAAGTCTATATTTTGTGAATTAAAATTATGAGTTTTAAAGATAAAGTTGTTGCTAATCCAGGAAATCATACTGTTCAAATACAGTTAACTGGAGATGTTCCAGGGACAAAGCAAACTAATGTTGTTTTAAGTGAAAATGAAATTCAAGTTAAAGTTGCTGATTTATTATTGCCAGCAGATCAAAAAAAATCTGATTTTGATGTTTATTCATTTTTTGGTTGAAGTGCTGCTTACTATAATAATTATCAAGTTCCAAATATTATTAAAAACAAATATGATAATATTGAATACATTGATTATAATTGAGAACGTTATTGAGAACCAGAAAATAAATATTTACATGATGTCTTAGGAATGGATTATTTTCAAAGTTCAATTTCATTAAATGAACGTCAAAGTACTGAATGACATAATAATTGATTGGATGGAAATAAGGTTCAAACTTTTTTAGCATGACGTTATACTCAACAAAAAGGGTTATACATTGCTGATGAAGATTGAAAAGCATGGGATTATTATATGAATAAAATGGCAGAAGTAGGTTATACAAAGGCACTTCTAAGTGGATGACAAGCTGCTTGAAATACAACTTATAAAACTAATAGTGTTTGAGATGAAGATAAACAAGACTATATGCAAATTAGTATGAATATGTATGTTGAGGATGGTGTTAAAAATAACGAATGATTTTTACAACAATTATTGAATCATATTAAAACAGTTAAGCCAAAATGAGCACAAACAGTTACACCATATCTTTATATTGATGAATTACCTGGTTCAGCAATTAACAAATATTTAGCATTAATTCAAAAATATGACCCTAACCGAGACTATATTAAATTAGCAGCTTGTGACTGAGAACGAGATATTGATTATAATGACCCAGCAACGTATCAAGTTGATATTTTACATATTTATTTTTTAGATATTTATAATGAAGAAAATAGTAAATTTATGAACTTAGTAAAACAACGTAATGAAAACGGATATATTACGGGGCAGTATTCATTAGATGCTGATAATACGTTTAATTTAGTTCGTTCAGAGCCGGGGGTAAGTTCTTACATTCAATTAGCTTTATTAAAAGAAAATGCACCACATTATATGCGCTATCTTTTAAATGGATGAACCGAAACAGCATATTGATCAGCGGATTATGATGAACATACGGGTTTAATTTATATTGCTGGAGATACCATGTTTGCTTATCCATCAATTGCCAATCCCGATCCAAACAATCATAATAAAGTTCCATTCAATCCTTCAACACGATTAGATGCAATTGCTTATGGAGTTAATATGAATAATAAAATTATGTATTTAAAAAAATTAAATTTATTATCAGATTATACAACAATGATGTCATATGTTAATAGTAATGTTAAATTAAGTAAACCAACTAGCCATAGTAAGTTTAATTTTAATTACAATGCATTAACAGCAGAAAGCAATATTAAAATTTCAAACTCATTTTTATATCGCTTTTTAACACGAAATAATATTGATGAAGTGATGGTTGTTAAAACATTTGAAAATATTATTAATAAAGTTGTAACAACATATTTAGGAGGTTAA
- a CDS encoding glycosyl hydrolase family 18 protein → MFENTMQWKDMIIMNGLISLLSTLTLVTSAPLSLATSNLNTYNNWQEHKPILVGYWHNWDNGLGYKGGTAKYIDLVDVHHEYDFINVSFMKSYQIGGIPTFIPEVPHKPHFNQNEKNDYFANQVKLVQERGQKVILSLGGADAHIDLKFDNIQPFKQEIMNLISTFGFNGIDIDLEQSAITAGENEDIIPKVLKDLKDYYAANGKEFLITMAPEFPYLRTNSNQGKYLPYLRALGDYYLDFVSPQFYNQAGDGVNVPLEEQEVLGFRNWWLPQSNTEYKAEFLYLIAKYIVQGKDSFYQIPANKLLWGLPANNDAAANGQIKIHDIWKATELLKKQNIYLKGMMTWSVNWDAVTNWEFAKIYQNEFYQ, encoded by the coding sequence ATGTTTGAAAATACTATGCAATGAAAGGATATGATCATTATGAATGGCTTAATATCATTGTTGAGTACTTTAACGCTAGTAACAAGTGCTCCGTTATCATTAGCAACTAGTAATCTTAATACTTATAATAATTGACAAGAACACAAACCAATTTTAGTTGGATACTGACACAACTGAGATAATGGTCTTGGATATAAGGGTGGAACTGCTAAATACATTGATTTAGTTGATGTTCATCATGAATATGATTTCATTAATGTTTCATTTATGAAGTCATATCAAATTGGTGGTATTCCAACTTTTATTCCAGAAGTACCCCATAAACCACATTTTAATCAAAATGAAAAAAATGATTATTTTGCTAATCAAGTTAAGTTAGTACAAGAACGTGGCCAAAAAGTTATCTTATCACTAGGTGGTGCTGATGCACATATTGATTTAAAATTTGATAATATCCAACCTTTTAAACAGGAAATTATGAATTTAATAAGCACATTTGGATTCAATGGAATTGATATTGATTTAGAACAGTCAGCAATAACAGCAGGAGAAAATGAAGATATTATTCCTAAAGTATTAAAAGACCTTAAGGACTATTATGCCGCAAATGGTAAAGAGTTTTTAATTACAATGGCACCAGAATTTCCTTATTTACGAACAAATTCAAATCAAGGGAAGTATTTACCATATTTAAGAGCGTTAGGTGATTACTATCTTGATTTTGTTAGTCCACAATTTTATAATCAAGCTGGTGATGGAGTTAATGTTCCACTTGAGGAACAAGAAGTCTTAGGTTTTAGAAATTGATGATTACCACAAAGTAATACTGAATATAAAGCAGAGTTCTTATATTTAATTGCAAAATATATTGTGCAAGGAAAAGATAGTTTTTATCAAATACCAGCGAACAAATTATTATGAGGATTACCAGCAAATAATGATGCTGCTGCAAATGGCCAAATTAAAATACATGATATTTGAAAAGCAACAGAATTATTAAAAAAACAAAACATTTATTTGAAAGGAATGATGACTTGATCAGTTAACTGGGATGCAGTTACAAATTGAGAGTTTGCTAAAATTTATCAAAATGAATTTTATCAATAA
- a CDS encoding transcription antitermination factor NusB has protein sequence MSKRQERINIINLLYRHFVLQHDVLTTKQEAYDFSQVVTTTAESEQIDNILENLPTIIVIINQHLKSGWDFKRLSNYHKAVLVYGVYAIHDQGLAKAIVINESLEILKLYSEDTDFNYINSVLDQI, from the coding sequence GTGTCAAAACGTCAAGAACGGATCAATATTATTAATTTATTATATCGTCATTTTGTTTTACAGCATGATGTTCTAACAACAAAGCAAGAGGCCTATGATTTTTCCCAAGTTGTAACAACTACCGCTGAATCAGAACAAATTGATAATATTTTAGAAAATCTGCCGACCATTATTGTGATTATTAATCAACATTTAAAATCAGGATGAGATTTTAAACGATTAAGTAATTATCATAAAGCTGTTTTAGTGTATGGAGTTTATGCAATTCACGATCAAGGATTAGCAAAGGCCATTGTTATTAATGAAAGTTTAGAAATTTTAAAACTTTATAGTGAAGATACTGATTTTAACTATATTAATTCAGTATTAGATCAAATTTAA
- a CDS encoding ABC transporter ATP-binding protein/permease: protein MKEIVVKERKAIDATKPLVEVIDITKKYKNKVALNNVNLVINPGDRIGVIGANGSGKSTLSEIIGGIRQATTGKVVRQENLTIGLQFQESKYPIGISVMDMIKYYLNTFNIPMTDNQLRELLRTYQLIGMEAKFVEGLSGGQQQRLNILLSVIHDPDLVILDEISTGLDIEVRSEIFHFLRENIVEKGKAMFLVTHMMSEVEEFCEKYIYVHNGEIKEAGMVQDIVKKYGSVHNFTWQMFEQNKKTDLDQQFQKMVKQSKQSTRINKVDKWICDGRVRGKNKPLIDLMLKYYYKGFFVPFFLIVYPILLLFLNGFAFKQLNNNPVQSIHTLVGSIAMVQAMSVGIFIIPQTILEFKNSVLMKRIGATNIKPVFFVLSVMLVGLIFIIVSFLWTLLWAGIFFGPSFGWKEIAAPNHFGPAIPFVVLVFISTISLGMMLSSVFKSTTSFIAGSNVIFMPIAFLSGAFIPAELINGSDVLKYVTYINPFKYTMDPFLKAWSGQEFVFTSTYGIYLGVSLGLIGVYIGIAGWKLRWQA from the coding sequence ATGAAGGAAATAGTTGTAAAAGAGCGTAAAGCAATTGATGCTACAAAACCATTAGTTGAAGTAATTGATATTACGAAAAAGTATAAAAATAAAGTTGCTTTAAATAATGTTAATCTAGTTATTAATCCTGGTGATCGTATTGGGGTTATTGGTGCTAATGGAAGTGGAAAATCAACATTAAGTGAAATTATTGGTGGGATTCGACAAGCAACAACTGGAAAAGTAGTTCGCCAAGAAAACTTAACAATTGGTCTTCAGTTTCAAGAGTCAAAATATCCAATTGGAATTTCAGTTATGGATATGATTAAATATTATTTAAATACTTTTAATATTCCAATGACTGATAACCAGTTGCGTGAATTATTACGGACATATCAACTAATTGGAATGGAAGCCAAATTTGTGGAAGGGCTTTCTGGAGGACAACAACAACGGTTAAATATCTTATTGTCAGTGATTCATGACCCAGATTTAGTTATTTTAGATGAAATTTCAACTGGGTTAGATATTGAGGTTCGTTCTGAAATTTTTCATTTTTTACGTGAAAATATTGTTGAAAAAGGAAAAGCAATGTTCTTAGTAACTCACATGATGAGTGAAGTTGAAGAATTTTGTGAAAAATATATTTATGTTCATAATGGTGAAATTAAAGAAGCAGGAATGGTACAAGACATTGTTAAAAAATATGGTTCAGTTCATAACTTTACTTGGCAAATGTTTGAGCAAAACAAGAAAACTGATTTAGATCAGCAATTTCAAAAAATGGTTAAACAAAGTAAACAAAGTACCCGAATAAATAAAGTTGATAAATGAATTTGTGATGGGCGTGTTCGTGGTAAAAACAAACCATTAATTGATTTAATGTTAAAATATTATTATAAAGGTTTTTTTGTTCCATTCTTTTTAATTGTATATCCTATTTTACTATTATTTTTAAACGGGTTTGCTTTTAAACAATTAAATAACAATCCAGTGCAAAGTATTCATACTTTAGTTGGTTCAATTGCAATGGTCCAAGCAATGTCAGTTGGAATCTTTATTATTCCACAAACTATTTTAGAGTTTAAAAATAGTGTTTTAATGAAGCGAATTGGAGCTACAAATATTAAACCAGTTTTCTTTGTATTGTCAGTAATGTTAGTTGGGTTAATCTTTATTATTGTATCGTTTTTATGAACATTATTATGAGCGGGGATTTTCTTTGGGCCAAGTTTTGGCTGAAAAGAAATTGCTGCACCAAATCACTTTGGACCAGCAATTCCGTTTGTTGTTTTAGTTTTTATTTCCACAATTTCATTAGGAATGATGTTATCTTCAGTCTTTAAATCAACAACATCATTTATTGCTGGATCAAATGTTATTTTTATGCCAATTGCCTTCTTAAGTGGGGCTTTTATTCCAGCAGAATTAATTAATGGTAGTGATGTCTTAAAGTATGTTACTTATATTAATCCTTTTAAATATACAATGGATCCGTTCTTAAAAGCATGAAGTGGACAAGAATTTGTCTTTACATCAACTTATGGGATTTATCTAGGAGTTTCGTTAGGACTAATTGGTGTGTATATTGGAATTGCTGGTTGAAAACTACGTTGACAAGCATAA